TTCTTCATCCCTAACATCATACACGAAACCCTCCGTGAATTCAACGTGCTCTTGCAAAATAGCCGAAAATACGGTATCATTACAAAATACCGGTGCAAAAAGCGCCAGAATAAAGGAGTTGATTTTCTTTTGGACCCCAGTGATGTGTTACAACTTATCATTCTTGTGATCTTACTTGCCCTTTCCGCCTTTTTCTCATCGGCGGAGACGGCTCTTACCACTTCTAACAAACTCAGGATGCGCAGCCTTGCGGAAGAAGGCAACAAACGGGCCCAGGCTGTCCTGGAGGTTACCGATAATTCCGGGAAAATGCTGAGCGCCATCCTGATCGGCAACAACGTGGTCAATCTGTCCGCTGCTTCCCTTACTACTACCATCGCTTATAAATTCGGCGGTTCCATGGTCGCCGTGGCCAGTGGTATCTTAACCGTACTGATCCTGCTTTTCGGCGAGATCACCCCCAAGACCACCGCCACCATCCACGCCAACGGCATGGCTTTGATCTACGCGCCCATCATCCGCGCTTTCATGAAGCTTATGACGCCGCTGATCTTCCTGATCAACGGACTGTCCATGGGTATCCTGACCCTGCTCCACATTAATTCCAAGAACCAGAACAAGGGCGTTACCGAGGAAGACCTGCGTACCATTGTGGACGTCAGCCATGAGGACGGCGTGATCGAATCCGATGAGAAAGAAATGATCTACAACGTGGTAGACTTGGGCGACGCAGTGGCCCGGGATGTGATGGTCCCCAGAGTCCATGTGACTTTCGCGGACGTGAACAGCACCTATGAAGAGCTTCTCACCCTCTACCGGGAAGACCGGTACACCCGTCTTCCGGTTTTCGAGGATACCACGGACAATATCATCGGAACCATTAATATGAAAGATCTGCTTCTCTTTGACAACACCGGCGAGTTCCACGTCCGGGATATCTTGAGAGAGGCCTATTTCACCTATGAATACAAAAGCATCTCCGAACTGCTGGTGGAGATGCGTCAGGCTTCCTTTAACATGGCCATCGTCCTGGATGAATACGGCGATCCTTCCGGCCTTATCACCCTGGAAGATATCCTGGAAGAGATCGTGGGAGAGATTCATGACGAGTACGATGAAGACGAAGAAGAAGATATCCTTCACAAGATCAGCGACCGGGAATACCTGGTAGAAGCCTCCATCCATCTGGAGGACCTTAACGACCGCCTGGACCTTGACCTGGAATCA
This window of the Massilistercora timonensis genome carries:
- a CDS encoding hemolysin family protein is translated as MDPSDVLQLIILVILLALSAFFSSAETALTTSNKLRMRSLAEEGNKRAQAVLEVTDNSGKMLSAILIGNNVVNLSAASLTTTIAYKFGGSMVAVASGILTVLILLFGEITPKTTATIHANGMALIYAPIIRAFMKLMTPLIFLINGLSMGILTLLHINSKNQNKGVTEEDLRTIVDVSHEDGVIESDEKEMIYNVVDLGDAVARDVMVPRVHVTFADVNSTYEELLTLYREDRYTRLPVFEDTTDNIIGTINMKDLLLFDNTGEFHVRDILREAYFTYEYKSISELLVEMRQASFNMAIVLDEYGDPSGLITLEDILEEIVGEIHDEYDEDEEEDILHKISDREYLVEASIHLEDLNDRLDLDLESEEYDSLGGFIIERLDRLPDPGDAIETESGLRLVVESMDKNRIERVHLYLPA